A window of the Streptomyces sp. Ag109_O5-10 genome harbors these coding sequences:
- a CDS encoding isochorismatase family protein: MRRALIVVDVQNDFCEGGSLAVAGGADVAAAITELIGQAPAGYRHVVATRDHHIAPGGHFADNPDYVHSWPAHCVAGTEGVGFHPNFAPAVASGAVDAVFSKGAYSAAYSGFEGVDENGVTLAEWLRARKIDEVDVVGIATDHCVRATALDAAKEGFRTQVLLDLTAGVAEATTERALEDLRKAGVDLTGKPVV; this comes from the coding sequence ATGCGCCGCGCCTTGATCGTCGTCGATGTGCAGAACGACTTCTGCGAGGGGGGAAGCCTCGCGGTGGCAGGGGGCGCCGATGTGGCCGCCGCGATCACCGAGCTGATCGGGCAGGCGCCGGCCGGCTACCGCCACGTGGTGGCGACCCGCGACCACCACATCGCGCCGGGCGGCCACTTCGCCGACAACCCCGACTACGTGCACAGCTGGCCGGCGCACTGTGTCGCCGGCACGGAGGGCGTGGGCTTCCATCCGAACTTCGCCCCCGCGGTCGCCTCGGGGGCGGTGGACGCCGTGTTCAGCAAGGGGGCGTACTCCGCGGCCTACAGCGGCTTCGAGGGCGTCGACGAGAACGGGGTCACGCTGGCGGAGTGGCTGCGGGCCCGCAAGATCGACGAGGTGGACGTGGTCGGCATCGCCACCGACCACTGCGTAAGGGCTACCGCCCTGGACGCCGCGAAAGAGGGCTTCCGCACCCAGGTCCTCCTCGACCTCACGGCAGGCGTGGCCGAGGCAACGACGGAACGAGCCCTGGAAGACCTCCGCAAAGCAGGCGTCGACCTCACAGGCAAGCCAGTGGTCTGA
- the clpS gene encoding ATP-dependent Clp protease adapter ClpS, which yields MGLVTSPAPVEIERTESAEEAFAVPEPDVPWITLVHNDPVNLMSYVTYVFQTYFGYPKDKATKLMLDVHHKGRAVVSSGTREEMERDVQAMHGYGLWATLQQDRK from the coding sequence ATGGGGCTTGTGACGTCACCCGCTCCCGTAGAGATCGAACGCACCGAGTCGGCGGAGGAGGCCTTCGCCGTCCCCGAGCCCGACGTCCCGTGGATCACGCTCGTGCACAACGATCCCGTCAACCTCATGAGCTACGTGACGTATGTCTTCCAGACGTACTTCGGCTATCCCAAGGACAAGGCCACCAAGCTCATGCTGGACGTCCACCACAAGGGCCGGGCGGTCGTCTCCAGCGGCACCCGCGAGGAGATGGAGCGCGACGTACAGGCGATGCACGGCTACGGCCTGTGGGCCACCCTCCAGCAGGACCGGAAGTAG
- a CDS encoding nicotinate phosphoribosyltransferase — protein sequence MNTADLGLPVDVPSTALFTDQYELTMLQAALKAGTAERRSVFEVFTRRLPEGRRYGVVAGTGRVLDAVENFRFDTDVLDFLAERNIVDGPTLEWLAGYRFSGDIWGYPEGEVYFPGSPIMRVEGSFAECVLLETVILSILNHDSAIAAAASRMSSAAGDRPLIEMGARRTHELAAVAASRAAYVGGFATTSDLAAGFRYGIPTVGTSAHAFTLLHDHERDAFRAQVDSLGRGTTLLVDTYDVAEAVRTAVEVAGPELGAVRIDSGDLLLVAHQVRRQLDELGATRTKITVTSDLDEYAIASLAAAPVDAYGVGTQLVTGSGHPTCSMVYKLVARAESADPEAPLVPVAKKSTGGKTSVGGRKWAARRLDADGVAEAEVVGTGEVPAELVDRQLLVELVKSGQVVAREPLDAARARHAAARANLPLSATQLSRGEPVIPTEYVQGRSGS from the coding sequence ATGAACACTGCGGACCTTGGGCTGCCGGTGGACGTCCCGTCGACGGCGCTCTTCACGGACCAGTACGAGCTGACGATGCTGCAGGCCGCCCTGAAGGCGGGTACGGCCGAGCGGCGCAGCGTCTTCGAGGTCTTCACCCGGCGGCTGCCGGAGGGGCGCCGCTACGGCGTCGTGGCGGGCACCGGGCGCGTCCTGGACGCGGTCGAGAACTTCCGTTTCGACACGGACGTCCTCGACTTCCTGGCGGAGCGGAACATCGTCGACGGGCCGACCCTGGAGTGGCTCGCCGGCTACCGCTTCAGCGGCGACATCTGGGGCTACCCGGAGGGCGAGGTCTACTTCCCGGGCTCGCCGATCATGCGGGTGGAGGGCTCCTTCGCCGAGTGCGTGCTCCTGGAGACGGTGATCCTCTCCATCCTCAACCACGACTCCGCGATCGCGGCCGCCGCCTCCCGGATGTCCTCGGCCGCCGGGGACCGCCCGCTGATCGAGATGGGCGCCCGCCGCACCCACGAGCTGGCCGCCGTCGCCGCCTCCCGCGCCGCCTACGTCGGCGGCTTCGCCACCACCTCCGACCTCGCCGCCGGCTTCCGCTACGGCATCCCGACGGTGGGGACGAGCGCCCACGCCTTCACCCTGCTCCACGACCACGAGCGGGACGCCTTCCGGGCCCAGGTCGACTCGCTGGGCCGGGGCACCACCCTGCTGGTCGACACCTACGACGTCGCCGAGGCGGTCCGTACGGCCGTGGAGGTGGCCGGGCCCGAGCTGGGCGCCGTCCGCATCGACTCCGGCGACCTGCTGCTGGTCGCCCACCAGGTGCGCCGGCAGCTGGACGAGCTGGGCGCGACGCGCACGAAGATCACCGTGACCTCCGACCTCGACGAGTACGCCATCGCCTCGCTGGCCGCCGCGCCCGTGGACGCGTACGGGGTCGGCACCCAGCTGGTCACCGGTTCCGGGCACCCCACCTGCTCCATGGTCTACAAGCTGGTCGCGCGCGCCGAGTCCGCCGACCCCGAGGCGCCGCTGGTGCCGGTCGCCAAGAAGTCGACCGGCGGCAAGACGTCCGTCGGGGGGCGCAAGTGGGCGGCGCGGCGGCTGGACGCCGACGGGGTGGCGGAGGCCGAGGTGGTCGGCACCGGCGAGGTCCCGGCCGAGCTGGTCGACCGGCAGCTCCTGGTCGAACTGGTGAAGTCCGGCCAGGTCGTCGCCCGCGAACCCCTGGACGCGGCCCGGGCCCGGCACGCGGCGGCCCGGGCGAACCTGCCGCTCTCCGCGACGCAGCTCTCGCGCGGGGAACCGGTCATTCCGACGGAGTACGTGCAGGGGCGCTCGGGTAGCTAG